From a single Ailuropoda melanoleuca isolate Jingjing chromosome 12, ASM200744v2, whole genome shotgun sequence genomic region:
- the DHX34 gene encoding probable ATP-dependent RNA helicase DHX34 isoform X1 — MSHSMPPPRTKGGGDHRGRHWNPSEEEARKNWDWNCPETRRLFEEAFFRDEDYIRQGSEDCQKFWTFFERLQRFQSLKATRKGEKDPSHPKPSVPALADLPRTYDPRYRINLSILGPDTRGSRGLGRQPPERVSEFRRALLHYLDFGQKQAFARLAKLQHERAALPIAQYGNRILQTLKDHQVVVVAGDTGCGKSTQVPQYLLAAGFSHVACTQPRRIACISLAKRVSFESLSQYGSQVGYQIRFESTRTAATKIVFLTVGLLLRQIQREPSLPQYQVLIVDEVHERHLHNDFLLGVLRRLLPERPDLKVILMSATINISLFSSYFGRAPVVQVPGRLFPITVVYQPQEAEPAASKSEKLDPRPFLRVLEAIDNKYPPEERGDLLVFLSGMAEISSVLEAAQAYAGRTQRWVVLPLHSALSVADQDKVFDVAPPGVRKCILSTNIAETSVTIDGIRFVVDSGKVKEMGYDPQAKLHRLQEFWISQASAEQRKGRAGRTGPGVCFRLYAESDYDAFAPYPVPEIRRVALHALVLQMKSMTVGDPRTFPFIEPPPPASLETAILYLRDQGALDSSEALTPIGSLLAQLPVDVVIGKMLILGSMFHLAEPVLTIAAALSVQSPFTRSAQSHPECAAARRPLESDQGDPFTLFNIFNAWVQVKSERSRNSRKWCRHRGVEEHRLYEMANLRRQFKELLEDHGLLARAQAAMSGDSFRRLQERRERRALYRLKRQHEESGGRRRKVLRLREDLDGGSSNEDQGAGDGVDIQDVKFQLRHSLDQLQAATGSAQDLTREQMALLKLVLGRGLYPQLAVPDPFNSSRKDSDQIFHTQSKQGTVLHPTCIFASSPEVLHTQEPEARGGEVSRDDKDKLSSRHQLLAFVSLLETNKPYLVNCVRVPALQSLLLFSRSLDTNGDCSRLVADGWLELQLADSESAVRLLAASVRLRAHWESILDRQLARQAQQRRPEADQEEAAGAPADRKEVADLSRDLLQFVASKVPYSLRRLTGLEVQSLYVGPQTITTAPSLPGLFGSSPLSPHPTKGGYAVTDFLTYNCLASDTDLYSDCLRTFWTCPHCGLHMPLTPLERIAHENTCPEAPQDSPPGAEEAAPEPLQKTSALQRPYHCEACQKDFLFTPTEVLRHRRQHM, encoded by the exons ATGAGCCACAGCATGCCTCCTCCCAGAACGAAGGGGGGCGGGGATCACCGAGGCCGACACTGGAATCCCAGTGAGGAGGAGGCCCGCAAGAACTGGGACTGGAATTGTCCAGAGACACGTCGCCTCTTCGAGGAAGCCTTTTTCCGTGATGAGGATTATATACGCCAGGGTTCTGAGGACTGCCAGAAGTTCTGGACCTTCTTCGAACGCTTGCAGAGATTCCAGAGTCTCAAGGCCaccaggaagggggagaaagaccCCTCGCATCCCAAGCCCAGTGTCCCAGCACTGGCTGACCTACCTCGCACGTACGACCCACGCTACCGCATCAACCTCTCAATCCTGGGCCCTGACACCCGGGGCTCTCGGGGGCTGGGCAGGCAGCCCCCAGAGAGAGTGTCTGAGTTCCGCCGAGCCCTGCTGCACTACCTGGACTTCGGCCAGAAGCAGGCATTTGCGAGGTTGGCCAAACTGCAGCACGAGCGGGCAGCGCTTCCCATCGCCCAGTACGGGAACCGCATCCTGCAGACGCTGAAGGACCaccaggtggtggtggtggccggGGACACGGGCTGTGGCAAGtccacgcaggtgccccagtacCTGCTGGCGGCCGGCTTCAGTCACGTGGCATGCACCCAGCCCCGGCGGATCGCCTGCATCTCCCTGGCCAAGCGTGTCAGCTTTGAGAGCCTCAGTCAGTATGGCTCACAG gttGGCTACCAGATCCGCTTTGAGAGCACGCGGACAGCGGCCACCAAGATCGTGTTCCTGACGGTGGGGCTGCTCCTGAGGCAGATCCAGCGGGAGCCCAGCCTGCCCCAGTACCAGGTCCTGATAGTGGACGAAGTCCACGAACGGCACCTCCACAACGACTTCCTCCTGGGCGTCCTCCGGCGCCTGCTGCCCGAGCGGCCGGACCTCAAGGTCATCCTCATGTCGGCCACCATCAACATCTCGCTCTTCTCCAGCTACTTCGGCCGTGCCCCCGTGGTGCAGGTGCCCGGGAGGCTGTTCCCCATCACG GTCGTGTACCAGCCACAGGAAGCGGAGCCAGCAGCGTCCAAGTCCGAGAAGCTGGACCCTCGGCCTTTCCTCCGGGTGCTGGAGGCCATTGACAATAAGTACCCGCCCGAGGAGCGCGGCGACCTCCTGGTCTTCCTCAGCGGCATGGCGGAGATCAGCTCGGTCCTCGAGGCCGCCCAGGCCTACGCCGGCCGCACGCAGCGCTGGGTGGTGCTGCCGCTGCACAGCGCCCTCTCCGTGGCCGACCAGGACAAG gtaTTTGATGTGGCCCCCCCTGGAGTTCGGAAATGCATCCTCTCCACCAACATCGCCGAGACCTCCGTCACCATTGATGGGATCCGCTTTGTAGTAGATTCTG GGAAGGTGAAGGAGATGGGCTACGACCCGCAGGCCAAGCTGCACCGGCTCCAGGAGTTCTGGATCAGTCAGGCCAGCGCAGAGCAGCGGAAGGGCCGGGCCGGCCGCACGGGCCCTGGCGTCTGCTTCCGCCTCTACGCCGAATCCGACTACGATGCCTTCGCCCCCTACCCCGTGCCTGAGATCCGGAGGGTAGCGCTGCACGCGCTCGTGCTGCAG ATGAAGAGCATGACCGTGGGGGACCCGCGAACCTTCCCTTTCATTGAGCCCCCGCCACCAGCCAGCCTGGAAACGGCCATCCTCTACCTCCGGGACCAGGGGGCCCTGGACAGCTCCGAGGCCCTCACCCCCATTGGGTCCCTGCTGGCCCAGCTGCCCGTGGATGTGGTGATTG GGAAGATGCTGATCCTGGGCTCCATGTTCCACCTGGCGGAGCCCGTGCTCACCATCGCGGCTGCCCTCAGCGTCCAGTCGCCCTTCACCCGCAGTGCCCAGAGCCACCCAGAGTGTGCGGCGGCACGGCGGCCCCTGGAGAGTGACCAGGGGGACCCCTTCACGCTCTTCAACATCTTCAACGCCTGGGTGCAG GTGAAATCCGAACGGAGCAGAAACTCACGCAAGTGGTGCCGCCACCGAGGCGTAGAGGAGCACCGGCTATACGAGATGGCCAACCTGCGGCGCCAGTTCAAG GAGCTGTTGGAGGACCACGGGCTGCTGGCCCGGGCGCAGGCCGCAATGTCAGGCGACAGCTTCCGCCGGCTGCAGGAGCGCCGGGAGCGCAGGGCGTTGTACCGCCTGAAGCGGCAGCACGAGGAGAGCGGGGGGCGCCGGCGCAAGGTGCTGCGGCTGCGGGAGGACCTGGACGGTGGCTCCAGCAACGAGGACCAGGGGGCCGGTGACGGCGTGGACATCCAG GACGTGAAGTTTCAGCTGCGACACAGCCTGGATCAGCTGCAGGCGGCCACCGGCTCAGCCCAGGACCTGACGCGGGAGCAGATGGCCCTGCTCAAGCTGGTGCTGGGCCGGGGCCTCTACCCGCAGCTCGCCGTCCCGGACCCGTTCAATAGCAGCCGCAAGGACTCGGACCAG ATTTTCCACACGCAGTCCAAGCAGGGCACCGTGCTGCACCCCACCTGCATCTTCGCCAGCAGCCCTGAGGTACTGCACACGCAGGAGCCGGAGGCCAGGGGTGGCGAAGTGAGCCGAG ATGACAAGGACAAGCTGAGCAGCCGACACCAGCTCCTCGCCTTCGTCTCCCTGCTGGAGACCAACAAGCCCTACCTGGTGAACTGCGTCCGCGTCCCCGCACTGCAG TCCCTCCTCCTGTTCAGCCGGTCCCTGGACACCAACGGTGACTGCTCGCGCCTGGTAGCTGACGGCTGGCTGGAGCTCCAGCTTGCGGACAGTGAGAGCGCTGTCCGGCTTCTGGCAGCTTCTGTGCGGCTCCGGGCCCACTGGGAGAGCATCCTGGACCGGCAGCTGGCCCGTCAGGCCCAGCAGCGGCGGCCGGAGGCGGACCAGGAGGAGGCGGCGGGAGCTCCGGCGGACCGCAAGGAGGTGGCAGACCTGAGCAGGGACCTGCTGCAGTTTGTGGCGTCCAAG GTTCCCTATAGCCTCCGGCGGCTCACGGGGCTGGAAGTCCAGAGCCTGTATGTGGGACCCCAGACCATCACCACAGCCCCCAGTCTCCCCGGCCTCTTCGGCAGTtctcccctgtccccccaccccaccaaaggGGGCTACGCGGTCACGGACTTTCTCACCTACAACTGCCTTGCG AGCGACACAGACCTGTACAGCGACTGTCTCCGCACCTTCTGGACCTGCCCCCACTGTGGCCTGCACATGCCCTTGACGCCCTTGGAGCGCATTGCCCACGAGAACACATGCCCCGAGGCCCCGCAGGACAGCCCCCCAG GGGCTGAGGAAGCCGCCCCCGAGCCCCTCCAGAAGACATCTGCCCTGCAGAGGCCCTACCACTGCGAGGCCTGCCAGAAGGACTTTCTGTTCACACCCACAGAGGTGCTGAGACACCGGAGGCAGCACATGTGA
- the DHX34 gene encoding probable ATP-dependent RNA helicase DHX34 isoform X2: protein MSHSMPPPRTKGGGDHRGRHWNPSEEEARKNWDWNCPETRRLFEEAFFRDEDYIRQGSEDCQKFWTFFERLQRFQSLKATRKGEKDPSHPKPSVPALADLPRTYDPRYRINLSILGPDTRGSRGLGRQPPERVSEFRRALLHYLDFGQKQAFARLAKLQHERAALPIAQYGNRILQTLKDHQVVVVAGDTGCGKSTQVPQYLLAAGFSHVACTQPRRIACISLAKRVSFESLSQYGSQVGYQIRFESTRTAATKIVFLTVGLLLRQIQREPSLPQYQVLIVDEVHERHLHNDFLLGVLRRLLPERPDLKVILMSATINISLFSSYFGRAPVVQVPGRLFPITVVYQPQEAEPAASKSEKLDPRPFLRVLEAIDNKYPPEERGDLLVFLSGMAEISSVLEAAQAYAGRTQRWVVLPLHSALSVADQDKVFDVAPPGVRKCILSTNIAETSVTIDGIRFVVDSGKVKEMGYDPQAKLHRLQEFWISQASAEQRKGRAGRTGPGVCFRLYAESDYDAFAPYPVPEIRRVALHALVLQMKSMTVGDPRTFPFIEPPPPASLETAILYLRDQGALDSSEALTPIGSLLAQLPVDVVIGKMLILGSMFHLAEPVLTIAAALSVQSPFTRSAQSHPECAAARRPLESDQGDPFTLFNIFNAWVQVKSERSRNSRKWCRHRGVEEHRLYEMANLRRQFKELLEDHGLLARAQAAMSGDSFRRLQERRERRALYRLKRQHEESGGRRRKVLRLREDLDGGSSNEDQGAGDGVDIQDVKFQLRHSLDQLQAATGSAQDLTREQMALLKLVLGRGLYPQLAVPDPFNSSRKDSDQIFHTQSKQGTVLHPTCIFASSPEVLHTQEPEARGGEVSRDDKDKLSSRHQLLAFVSLLETNKPYLVNCVRVPALQALNADSDLLGSVFTQTLTEWLPGTASCSTCGDAVVTRIPTLPASVGLPEAWGRQTETGRNRGNASFPSPHWRGAERGGGRVAGRAGLREEAESHQLRASAGALGVYGEF, encoded by the exons ATGAGCCACAGCATGCCTCCTCCCAGAACGAAGGGGGGCGGGGATCACCGAGGCCGACACTGGAATCCCAGTGAGGAGGAGGCCCGCAAGAACTGGGACTGGAATTGTCCAGAGACACGTCGCCTCTTCGAGGAAGCCTTTTTCCGTGATGAGGATTATATACGCCAGGGTTCTGAGGACTGCCAGAAGTTCTGGACCTTCTTCGAACGCTTGCAGAGATTCCAGAGTCTCAAGGCCaccaggaagggggagaaagaccCCTCGCATCCCAAGCCCAGTGTCCCAGCACTGGCTGACCTACCTCGCACGTACGACCCACGCTACCGCATCAACCTCTCAATCCTGGGCCCTGACACCCGGGGCTCTCGGGGGCTGGGCAGGCAGCCCCCAGAGAGAGTGTCTGAGTTCCGCCGAGCCCTGCTGCACTACCTGGACTTCGGCCAGAAGCAGGCATTTGCGAGGTTGGCCAAACTGCAGCACGAGCGGGCAGCGCTTCCCATCGCCCAGTACGGGAACCGCATCCTGCAGACGCTGAAGGACCaccaggtggtggtggtggccggGGACACGGGCTGTGGCAAGtccacgcaggtgccccagtacCTGCTGGCGGCCGGCTTCAGTCACGTGGCATGCACCCAGCCCCGGCGGATCGCCTGCATCTCCCTGGCCAAGCGTGTCAGCTTTGAGAGCCTCAGTCAGTATGGCTCACAG gttGGCTACCAGATCCGCTTTGAGAGCACGCGGACAGCGGCCACCAAGATCGTGTTCCTGACGGTGGGGCTGCTCCTGAGGCAGATCCAGCGGGAGCCCAGCCTGCCCCAGTACCAGGTCCTGATAGTGGACGAAGTCCACGAACGGCACCTCCACAACGACTTCCTCCTGGGCGTCCTCCGGCGCCTGCTGCCCGAGCGGCCGGACCTCAAGGTCATCCTCATGTCGGCCACCATCAACATCTCGCTCTTCTCCAGCTACTTCGGCCGTGCCCCCGTGGTGCAGGTGCCCGGGAGGCTGTTCCCCATCACG GTCGTGTACCAGCCACAGGAAGCGGAGCCAGCAGCGTCCAAGTCCGAGAAGCTGGACCCTCGGCCTTTCCTCCGGGTGCTGGAGGCCATTGACAATAAGTACCCGCCCGAGGAGCGCGGCGACCTCCTGGTCTTCCTCAGCGGCATGGCGGAGATCAGCTCGGTCCTCGAGGCCGCCCAGGCCTACGCCGGCCGCACGCAGCGCTGGGTGGTGCTGCCGCTGCACAGCGCCCTCTCCGTGGCCGACCAGGACAAG gtaTTTGATGTGGCCCCCCCTGGAGTTCGGAAATGCATCCTCTCCACCAACATCGCCGAGACCTCCGTCACCATTGATGGGATCCGCTTTGTAGTAGATTCTG GGAAGGTGAAGGAGATGGGCTACGACCCGCAGGCCAAGCTGCACCGGCTCCAGGAGTTCTGGATCAGTCAGGCCAGCGCAGAGCAGCGGAAGGGCCGGGCCGGCCGCACGGGCCCTGGCGTCTGCTTCCGCCTCTACGCCGAATCCGACTACGATGCCTTCGCCCCCTACCCCGTGCCTGAGATCCGGAGGGTAGCGCTGCACGCGCTCGTGCTGCAG ATGAAGAGCATGACCGTGGGGGACCCGCGAACCTTCCCTTTCATTGAGCCCCCGCCACCAGCCAGCCTGGAAACGGCCATCCTCTACCTCCGGGACCAGGGGGCCCTGGACAGCTCCGAGGCCCTCACCCCCATTGGGTCCCTGCTGGCCCAGCTGCCCGTGGATGTGGTGATTG GGAAGATGCTGATCCTGGGCTCCATGTTCCACCTGGCGGAGCCCGTGCTCACCATCGCGGCTGCCCTCAGCGTCCAGTCGCCCTTCACCCGCAGTGCCCAGAGCCACCCAGAGTGTGCGGCGGCACGGCGGCCCCTGGAGAGTGACCAGGGGGACCCCTTCACGCTCTTCAACATCTTCAACGCCTGGGTGCAG GTGAAATCCGAACGGAGCAGAAACTCACGCAAGTGGTGCCGCCACCGAGGCGTAGAGGAGCACCGGCTATACGAGATGGCCAACCTGCGGCGCCAGTTCAAG GAGCTGTTGGAGGACCACGGGCTGCTGGCCCGGGCGCAGGCCGCAATGTCAGGCGACAGCTTCCGCCGGCTGCAGGAGCGCCGGGAGCGCAGGGCGTTGTACCGCCTGAAGCGGCAGCACGAGGAGAGCGGGGGGCGCCGGCGCAAGGTGCTGCGGCTGCGGGAGGACCTGGACGGTGGCTCCAGCAACGAGGACCAGGGGGCCGGTGACGGCGTGGACATCCAG GACGTGAAGTTTCAGCTGCGACACAGCCTGGATCAGCTGCAGGCGGCCACCGGCTCAGCCCAGGACCTGACGCGGGAGCAGATGGCCCTGCTCAAGCTGGTGCTGGGCCGGGGCCTCTACCCGCAGCTCGCCGTCCCGGACCCGTTCAATAGCAGCCGCAAGGACTCGGACCAG ATTTTCCACACGCAGTCCAAGCAGGGCACCGTGCTGCACCCCACCTGCATCTTCGCCAGCAGCCCTGAGGTACTGCACACGCAGGAGCCGGAGGCCAGGGGTGGCGAAGTGAGCCGAG ATGACAAGGACAAGCTGAGCAGCCGACACCAGCTCCTCGCCTTCGTCTCCCTGCTGGAGACCAACAAGCCCTACCTGGTGAACTGCGTCCGCGTCCCCGCACTGCAG GCCCTGAACGCTGACTCTGACCTGCTCGGTTCCGTCTTCACGCAAACACTGACCGAGTGGCTGCCGGGCACTGCTTCCTGTTCTACGTGCGGGGACGCGGTCGTGACCAGAATCCCAACACTGCCCGCATCCGTGGGGCTTCCAGAGGCgtgggggaggcagacagagacaggaagaaatagggGGAATGCTAGCTTCCCCTCACCGCACTGGCGCGGAGCAGAgcggggcgggggcagggtgGCGGGGCGGGCAGGACTCCGGGAGGAAGCAGAGAGTCACCAGCTGAGAGCCTCGGCTGGGGCGCTTGGGGTCTATGGGGAGTTTTAA